One stretch of Candidatus Zymogenus saltonus DNA includes these proteins:
- a CDS encoding threonylcarbamoyl-AMP synthase — protein sequence MQIFKINPDNPQKRLIKLVVESLEDGAVIAYPTDTIYGLGCDIYNKGALERLYKIKGKDPNKPMSFLCSGIKEISEYAQVGNQNFRILNNLVPGPYTFILEPSRTVPKLLLNKRKHVGIRVPDNNICRALTEELGRPIITTSVRNLENELFNDAEDIAERFKGQVDIVIDGGRIVPHHSTIIDLTGIEPLLIREGKGDSSFLMED from the coding sequence ATGCAGATATTTAAAATCAATCCCGATAATCCTCAAAAGCGTTTGATCAAGCTCGTCGTCGAGAGCTTGGAGGACGGCGCCGTTATCGCCTATCCCACCGACACTATCTACGGTCTCGGATGCGATATTTACAACAAAGGGGCGTTGGAGCGGCTGTACAAGATAAAGGGAAAGGACCCCAACAAGCCGATGAGCTTTTTGTGCTCTGGGATCAAGGAGATCAGCGAATACGCTCAGGTGGGAAACCAGAACTTCAGGATTTTAAACAACCTCGTCCCGGGGCCGTACACGTTTATACTGGAGCCTTCAAGGACGGTTCCCAAATTGCTGCTCAACAAGAGAAAGCACGTTGGGATCAGGGTCCCGGACAATAATATTTGCAGGGCACTGACCGAGGAGCTCGGACGTCCCATCATTACCACGAGCGTGAGAAATCTGGAAAACGAGCTCTTCAACGACGCCGAGGATATTGCCGAGCGCTTCAAGGGTCAGGTCGATATTGTTATCGACGGCGGCAGGATAGTCCCCCATCACTCCACCATAATCGATCTTACGGGCATTGAGCCGCTCCTTATAAGGGAGGGGAAGGGGGATTCTTCGTTTTTAATGGAGGATTAA
- a CDS encoding aspartate aminotransferase family protein, producing MGKEMSKGEIEALKQQTLSDFAKYVNPQKARVLKNAGLSVIEGKREGASVWDITGEKYIDCITSAGSFNVGRRNPEVLDALRKGLDEYDLGVFLLCSKPKADLAKRLAEITPGDLQYTMYGCGGGEANDFAIKLARGFSMKTEIISTVKAYHGHTGFSLAAIGRDEYKKPFFPMVPGFSQVKYNDLKAVEEAITEDTAAVMIEPVQGEGGIHPATDEYMRGLRKLCDDTETLLIFDEIQTGFGRTGKMFCCEHSGVVPDIMTVAKSLGGALYPISATIYREELNDFVVTHPFTHLSTFGGSDLGCIVGLAVIDFLIKNNIPEHAAKMGERFQKGFDELLKKYPELFKEVRRMGLMMGLQYTNDSIGPRMSYQLALNGVMAIYTGNEPSVMRLMPTLTIQPEEVDFVVEALDKSMAEIMKQGGIEEY from the coding sequence ATGGGTAAAGAGATGAGCAAGGGCGAGATCGAGGCGCTGAAGCAGCAGACGCTCTCCGATTTTGCGAAGTACGTCAATCCCCAGAAGGCGCGGGTGCTCAAGAACGCCGGCCTCTCGGTAATCGAGGGTAAGCGGGAGGGGGCGTCGGTCTGGGACATCACCGGCGAAAAGTACATCGACTGCATAACGTCCGCCGGGTCGTTCAACGTGGGGAGGAGAAACCCGGAGGTTCTGGACGCCTTGAGAAAGGGGCTCGACGAATACGATCTGGGCGTTTTTCTCCTCTGCAGCAAGCCGAAGGCCGACCTGGCCAAGAGGCTCGCCGAGATAACTCCCGGAGACCTCCAGTACACCATGTACGGCTGCGGCGGCGGAGAGGCCAACGACTTCGCCATAAAGCTCGCCAGGGGATTTTCGATGAAGACCGAGATCATCTCGACGGTCAAGGCCTACCACGGCCACACCGGTTTTTCCCTGGCGGCCATAGGGAGGGACGAGTACAAGAAGCCCTTCTTCCCGATGGTCCCCGGGTTTTCCCAGGTCAAGTACAACGACCTCAAGGCGGTGGAGGAGGCGATAACCGAGGACACCGCGGCCGTGATGATAGAGCCGGTGCAGGGGGAGGGGGGTATCCACCCCGCTACGGACGAGTATATGAGGGGATTGAGAAAGCTCTGCGATGACACGGAAACCCTCCTCATCTTCGACGAGATACAGACCGGCTTCGGGAGAACCGGGAAGATGTTCTGCTGCGAGCACTCCGGCGTCGTCCCGGACATCATGACCGTGGCGAAATCTCTCGGCGGGGCCCTCTATCCGATCTCGGCCACGATATATAGGGAGGAGCTCAACGACTTCGTTGTAACGCATCCTTTCACCCATCTCTCAACCTTCGGCGGCTCCGACTTGGGGTGCATCGTTGGTCTTGCCGTAATCGATTTTCTGATCAAGAACAATATCCCGGAGCACGCCGCGAAGATGGGGGAGCGCTTCCAGAAGGGATTCGACGAGCTCCTGAAGAAATACCCGGAGCTCTTCAAGGAGGTCAGGAGAATGGGCCTCATGATGGGGCTCCAGTACACAAATGACAGCATCGGCCCCAGGATGAGTTACCAGCTGGCCTTAAACGGCGTGATGGCGATCTACACCGGAAACGAGCCTTCGGTGATGAGGCTCATGCCGACGCTCACGATTCAGCCGGAGGAGGTCGACTTCGTCGTCGAGGCCTTGGACAAATCGATGGCGGAAATCATGAAGCAGGGGGGGATCGAGGAGTATTGA
- a CDS encoding alpha/beta hydrolase — MKSDSFKFKAKDGTELFVYRWLPDKGEKIKAAVQIAHGMAEQASRYERFAKALVKEGYAVYAKDHRGHGKTAGDLENVGFFAKEDGWTKVVDDMHELTKIIKKENLKLPVFLFGHSMGSMLARHYIFLYGKEIDGVIVSGTSGDPGILGKIGVLIAKREKKKRGEKFRSELLTKLSFGEFNKPFKPNRTEFDWLSRDEAEVDKYVKDPYCGGVFTTSFFCDLLAGINAIHDVKNVEKTPKDLPMFIFSGGKDPVGKGGKGVRAVHKMYEKIGMKDLTLKLYPDARHEMLNEVNREEVFADVINWLNDHL; from the coding sequence ATGAAATCTGATAGTTTTAAGTTCAAGGCGAAGGACGGAACGGAGCTCTTCGTCTACAGGTGGCTTCCCGATAAGGGAGAAAAGATAAAGGCGGCCGTACAGATAGCCCACGGCATGGCGGAGCAGGCCTCGAGGTACGAGCGATTTGCAAAGGCCCTCGTCAAAGAGGGATACGCCGTCTACGCGAAGGATCATCGGGGCCACGGGAAGACGGCGGGCGACCTCGAAAACGTCGGGTTTTTCGCGAAAGAGGACGGCTGGACGAAGGTCGTGGACGACATGCACGAGTTGACCAAGATCATCAAGAAGGAGAACCTGAAGCTCCCCGTCTTCCTCTTCGGGCACAGCATGGGATCGATGCTCGCAAGGCACTACATCTTCCTGTATGGAAAAGAGATCGACGGCGTCATAGTATCAGGAACGAGCGGAGACCCCGGGATACTCGGGAAGATAGGGGTTCTAATAGCGAAACGGGAGAAGAAGAAGAGGGGGGAGAAGTTCAGGAGCGAGCTCTTAACAAAGCTCTCTTTCGGCGAGTTCAACAAGCCCTTTAAGCCGAACCGGACCGAGTTCGATTGGTTGAGCAGGGACGAGGCCGAGGTCGACAAATACGTGAAAGATCCCTACTGCGGAGGGGTCTTCACGACCTCCTTTTTCTGCGACCTCCTTGCCGGTATAAATGCCATCCACGACGTGAAGAACGTCGAAAAGACTCCCAAAGACCTCCCGATGTTCATCTTCTCGGGCGGGAAAGATCCGGTCGGAAAGGGGGGCAAGGGGGTAAGGGCGGTCCACAAGATGTACGAGAAGATCGGCATGAAGGACCTTACCCTCAAGCTGTACCCGGACGCAAGACACGAGATGCTAAACGAGGTAAACAGGGAAGAGGTGTTCGCCGACGTCATAAACTGGCTGAACGACCACCTTTAA
- a CDS encoding ABC transporter ATP-binding protein: MSEILKVENLKTHFFTDRGTIRAVDGVDLSVKKRETLGLVGESGSGKSMTALSIMRLVPPPGKTVSGSIRFKGSDLLNIEDREMRKIRGDEISMIFQEPMTSLNPVYTIGEQIAEVFRYHRDMSRDEIEERSIEMLRQVEIPSPESRYRDYPHQLSGGMRQRVMIAMALALSPDLMIADEPTTALDVTIQASILDLINKIKEEMEMSVILITHDLGVVHEVADRISVMYAGAIVEESSVADLFKNPLHPYTRALLKSLPSRNVGGKKLFTIPGSVPKLSDLPVGCRFSPRCRDVMDICLKEEPEMKGEYPSPRVRCWLYC; this comes from the coding sequence ATGAGTGAAATACTAAAAGTTGAAAATTTGAAGACCCATTTCTTTACGGACCGGGGCACGATAAGGGCCGTGGACGGCGTCGATTTATCCGTAAAGAAGAGGGAGACGCTGGGGCTTGTCGGTGAGAGCGGCTCGGGAAAGAGCATGACGGCGCTCTCCATTATGCGCCTTGTTCCCCCTCCGGGCAAGACCGTATCCGGCTCGATTCGCTTTAAGGGGAGCGATCTACTCAACATTGAAGATAGGGAGATGCGAAAGATCAGGGGGGACGAGATATCTATGATCTTCCAGGAGCCGATGACCTCACTGAACCCGGTCTACACGATAGGCGAGCAGATAGCGGAGGTGTTTCGATATCACCGGGATATGTCGAGGGACGAGATTGAAGAGAGGAGCATTGAGATGTTGAGACAGGTGGAGATCCCCTCGCCGGAGAGCCGTTACAGAGACTATCCCCATCAGCTCTCCGGCGGGATGCGCCAGAGGGTGATGATAGCCATGGCGCTGGCGCTTTCGCCCGACCTTATGATAGCGGACGAGCCGACCACCGCCCTCGATGTAACGATCCAGGCCTCCATCCTCGATCTCATCAACAAAATAAAGGAGGAGATGGAGATGTCCGTGATCCTGATAACCCACGATCTCGGCGTCGTCCACGAGGTTGCCGACCGCATATCGGTGATGTACGCAGGGGCCATTGTAGAGGAATCGAGCGTCGCGGACCTGTTCAAGAATCCCCTTCACCCATATACAAGGGCCTTGTTGAAATCCCTGCCATCCAGAAACGTGGGGGGGAAAAAACTCTTTACCATTCCCGGGAGCGTCCCTAAGCTGTCCGACCTCCCCGTCGGATGCAGGTTCAGCCCCCGGTGCCGGGACGTCATGGATATATGCTTGAAAGAAGAGCCGGAGATGAAGGGGGAATACCCTTCGCCGAGGGTCAGATGCTGGCTGTATTGTTGA
- a CDS encoding energy-coupling factor ABC transporter permease, translating into MHIPDGFLSTGVAAASYGVSAVTGAIAVRNAKKKFSERLIPLAGVTAAFIFAAQMLNFPIGFGTSGHFLGALLACVLLGPSMGFWIMTLVLLVQALLFADGGITALGANVLNMGLIGGVISYYVYIAAVKMLPKNKGSLFVITFLVAWFSVLLASAVCSLELAVSGTIPFKLVFPSMVGFHAIIGVGEGLITASVLTYVLAARPDLVYAVSDDLKIEDMVKGVA; encoded by the coding sequence ATGCACATTCCAGATGGATTTTTATCAACGGGGGTGGCTGCAGCATCCTACGGCGTTTCCGCCGTTACGGGGGCGATCGCCGTTAGAAACGCGAAGAAGAAATTCAGCGAGAGGTTGATCCCCTTGGCCGGGGTTACCGCGGCTTTCATCTTCGCCGCGCAGATGCTCAATTTCCCGATAGGATTCGGTACCAGCGGACATTTCCTGGGGGCCCTTTTGGCCTGTGTCCTTTTAGGCCCGTCGATGGGATTTTGGATAATGACCCTGGTTCTGCTCGTTCAGGCACTCTTGTTCGCCGACGGCGGAATCACCGCTCTGGGGGCGAACGTCCTCAATATGGGGCTGATCGGTGGTGTGATTAGCTACTACGTCTATATCGCGGCCGTGAAAATGCTTCCGAAGAATAAGGGATCGCTTTTTGTTATCACGTTTCTCGTGGCCTGGTTCTCGGTCCTCCTGGCCTCGGCCGTCTGCTCTCTGGAGCTGGCGGTTTCCGGGACTATACCGTTTAAGCTCGTTTTCCCGTCGATGGTGGGGTTCCACGCGATTATTGGCGTCGGGGAAGGTCTGATTACGGCCTCGGTTCTCACCTATGTCCTCGCGGCCAGGCCGGACCTTGTCTACGCGGTGTCGGATGACCTGAAGATAGAAGATATGGTAAAGGGGGTGGCTTAA
- the nikR gene encoding nickel-responsive transcriptional regulator NikR, protein MSDLVRFGVSLERGLLSDFDKYINEKGYQNRSEAIRDLIREKLVEKEWEASDEGYNEGRMAVLTIVYDHHQADLTKNLTDIQHKSHGVVYSTLHIHIDHDNCLEILVLKGSVESIKQLGDKIISTRGVRHGKMIFTTTGKGLK, encoded by the coding sequence ATGAGCGATTTAGTAAGGTTCGGCGTTTCCCTTGAAAGGGGCCTCCTCAGTGATTTTGACAAGTATATAAATGAAAAGGGGTATCAGAACCGCTCTGAGGCGATCAGGGACCTGATCAGGGAAAAGCTTGTTGAGAAGGAATGGGAAGCTTCGGATGAAGGCTATAATGAGGGGAGGATGGCGGTCCTCACGATAGTCTATGATCACCATCAAGCCGATCTGACAAAAAACCTCACCGACATCCAGCACAAAAGTCACGGAGTCGTCTACTCGACGCTTCATATCCATATCGATCACGACAACTGCCTCGAGATATTGGTTCTGAAGGGTTCCGTGGAGAGTATAAAACAGTTAGGGGACAAGATCATCAGCACCAGGGGGGTGAGGCACGGGAAGATGATTTTCACCACAACCGGGAAGGGGCTAAAGTAG
- a CDS encoding dipeptide ABC transporter ATP-binding protein: MEKLIELKSIKKYYPVTQGFLKKKDLSVKAVDGVTLSIFRGETLGLVGESGCGKSTLGRVLLRLERPSSGSVLYEGRDMAELSARELKEMRLKLQIIFQDPYSSLNPRKSVASIIGEGMLIHNLATRADVNERVTEYLELVGLSEEHLGRYPHEFSGGQRQRIGIARALALGPELIVTDEPVSSLDVSIQSQILNLMSDLKENFNLTYLFISHDLSVVKYISDRVCVMYLGKIVEMSEKNAMYEKPLHPYTAALFSAVPTIEVDEAGKKKKRIILSGDIPSPVFPPHGCRFHTRCPEVKDLCRNEEPPLEDKGGGRLCACHFR, encoded by the coding sequence ATGGAAAAGCTGATAGAGCTTAAATCAATAAAGAAGTACTACCCTGTCACCCAGGGCTTCTTGAAAAAGAAAGACCTTTCCGTCAAGGCGGTCGACGGCGTTACGCTTTCGATCTTCAGAGGGGAGACGCTGGGACTCGTAGGGGAGAGCGGCTGCGGGAAGAGCACCCTGGGGAGGGTGCTCCTGAGGCTGGAGAGGCCCTCCTCCGGGAGCGTCCTCTACGAGGGGAGGGACATGGCCGAGCTGTCGGCCAGGGAGCTCAAGGAGATGAGGCTCAAGCTTCAGATCATCTTTCAGGACCCCTATTCCTCGCTGAACCCGAGAAAGAGCGTGGCCTCCATTATCGGGGAGGGGATGCTGATTCACAACCTGGCCACGAGGGCGGATGTGAACGAGAGGGTGACCGAATACCTCGAGCTCGTGGGGCTCTCGGAGGAACACCTGGGGCGTTATCCCCACGAGTTCTCCGGCGGCCAGCGCCAGAGGATAGGGATAGCGAGGGCCCTCGCCCTGGGGCCGGAGCTTATCGTCACCGACGAACCGGTCTCGTCCCTCGATGTCTCCATCCAATCCCAGATACTGAACCTGATGAGCGATCTAAAGGAGAACTTCAACCTCACGTATCTGTTCATCTCCCACGATCTTTCCGTGGTCAAATACATCAGCGACAGGGTCTGCGTCATGTATCTCGGCAAGATAGTGGAGATGTCGGAAAAAAACGCCATGTACGAAAAACCCCTTCACCCCTACACGGCGGCCCTGTTCTCGGCCGTTCCCACGATCGAGGTCGACGAGGCGGGCAAAAAGAAGAAGAGGATAATTTTGTCGGGGGATATCCCAAGCCCTGTCTTTCCCCCTCACGGGTGCCGCTTTCACACCCGCTGCCCTGAGGTAAAGGATCTGTGCAGGAATGAAGAACCCCCCCTCGAAGACAAGGGGGGGGGAAGGCTCTGCGCCTGCCATTTCCGTTAA
- a CDS encoding response regulator — translation MSLVETACPNCNKKIYLDLEEIISESSTRPIKCSQCGKEFIFGFDSDVTPISDDAENAAKKKTKFVKKVVVKKVRKQKPKVQKKVLVIEDSRLTREQICDLFEEEIAEVVKVDRAEHGFKSIKEKKPDLLIVDLVLPEMSGIDFITAVLKHIEPKKIVIFTAAMGMHSDIFESGMEGITLVQKGGADSYEELKEKGFEILGIDMK, via the coding sequence ATGAGTCTCGTAGAGACAGCATGTCCAAATTGCAATAAAAAGATCTATCTCGATCTCGAGGAGATTATTTCCGAGAGCAGCACCCGGCCCATAAAGTGCTCCCAGTGCGGAAAGGAGTTTATCTTCGGGTTCGACTCGGACGTCACACCGATTTCGGACGATGCGGAGAATGCGGCCAAAAAGAAGACAAAGTTTGTAAAGAAGGTCGTTGTAAAGAAGGTAAGGAAGCAAAAGCCCAAGGTTCAGAAGAAAGTCCTTGTCATCGAGGATTCACGCCTTACGCGGGAGCAGATCTGCGACCTCTTTGAAGAAGAGATCGCAGAGGTCGTCAAGGTCGATAGGGCCGAACATGGCTTCAAATCGATCAAGGAGAAAAAACCGGACCTCTTGATAGTCGATCTCGTGCTTCCGGAGATGTCGGGGATTGATTTTATCACGGCGGTACTGAAACATATCGAGCCCAAAAAGATCGTTATCTTCACGGCCGCAATGGGGATGCACTCGGATATTTTCGAGAGCGGAATGGAGGGAATTACGCTCGTCCAAAAGGGCGGGGCGGATTCCTACGAAGAGTTGAAGGAAAAAGGATTTGAGATCCTCGGTATAGATATGAAGTAA
- a CDS encoding PDGLE domain-containing protein produces the protein MTVIVVLFIIAIVLAFLLSPMASGHPDGLEKVAELLGFIDLGEGAVWNSSPMPDYTLFGDSVVSGMLAGLVGTVVMFGLGFGLAALLKKKKEV, from the coding sequence ATGACCGTCATTGTAGTTCTATTCATCATTGCGATCGTTTTGGCATTTCTGCTGTCACCCATGGCCTCGGGTCACCCTGACGGCCTCGAAAAGGTGGCCGAGTTACTCGGATTTATCGACCTGGGCGAAGGAGCGGTTTGGAATAGCTCGCCGATGCCCGACTATACCCTTTTCGGCGACTCGGTGGTATCGGGAATGCTGGCGGGACTCGTCGGCACGGTCGTAATGTTCGGCCTCGGCTTCGGGTTGGCGGCCCTGTTGAAAAAGAAAAAGGAAGTGTAA